A genomic region of Arachis hypogaea cultivar Tifrunner chromosome 5, arahy.Tifrunner.gnm2.J5K5, whole genome shotgun sequence contains the following coding sequences:
- the LOC140184909 gene encoding uncharacterized protein: MDRNTRYFHHIDSARRMNNRIDALRINGRIVRNQARIKVAIRGFYKDLYRQEYAPRIGFREGLVRQIDGAEVEALEAMPSVEQIREAVSDCESSKVSGSDGYNMNFIKQCWEYIGQEFTAAVMGFFQSVKIPTDANVMKKAAIIKLDFQKAYDRVRWSFVDIVLQKMGFGQRLRGWVKKCASTATMMLGEAIRNGRINLLLVGRDHIELSHLQFADDTILFCPPETETIVNYKRLLRCFELMLGLSINFDKSNLISVNCE, translated from the exons ATGGATAGGAATACTAGGTACTTCCATCACATCGATTCGGCAAGAAGAATGAACAACAGGATCGACGCTCTAAGGATTAATGGCCGGATTGTGCGGAATCAGGCGAGGATAAAGGTTGCTATTAGAGGGTTCTATAAGGACTTGTATCGGCAAGAATATGCTCCGAGGATTGGGTTTCGGGAGGGTTTGGTAAGGCAGATTGATGGGGCTGAGGTTGAGGCCTTGGAAGCTATGCCATCAGTGGAGCAAATTAGGGAAGCAGTTTCGGACTGTGAATCTTCTAAAGTCTCAGGTAGTGATGGATACAATATGAACTTCATTAAACAATGTTGGGAATATATTGGTCAGGAGTTCACTGCAGCGGTGATGGGGTTCTTCCAAAGTGTGAAAATACCAACTGATGCAAATGTCAT GAAGAAGGCGGCAATTATAAAACTAGATTTTCAGAAAGCATATGATAGAGTCAGGTGGAGCTTTGTGGATATTGTGTTACAGAAGATGGGATTCGGGCAAAGATTGAGGGGTTGGGTGAAGAAGTGTGCTAGTACGGCCACTAT GATGCTGGGGGAAGCTATAAGGAATGGGCGTATTAATCTGTTACTAGTTGGGAGAGATCACATTGAACTGTCACATCTCCAATTTGCGGATGACACTATCTTGTTTTGCCCTCCGGAGACAGAGACAATTGTAAATTATAAGAGGTTGTTGCGCTGTTTTGAGCTGATGTTGGGTTTGAGCATCAACTTTGATAAGTCGAATCTGATCTCAGTTAACTGTGAGTAG